Proteins encoded within one genomic window of Nonomuraea gerenzanensis:
- a CDS encoding alpha/beta fold hydrolase: MTEPSSHTLEVPGATLAYDVREAGGSGEPILLMIGSPMDASGFTTLASHFQDRTVVTYDPRGVSRSKRTDGLAESTPELHADDLHRLIDAVGGGPVDVFASSGGAVNALALVARHPEQVRTLVAHEPPVARVLPDAERAMAVIRDMRETYEREGFGPAMAKFIATTGHKGEFPADPKELPVPDPAMMGLPAQDDGSRDDALLGQNLITCTHYEPDFEALRATSTRVVIAVGAESEGEMARRGGEGVAARLGAEPVIFPSNHGGFMGDEFGMPGQPEAFAAKLRQVLAG; this comes from the coding sequence ATGACCGAACCCAGCAGCCACACCCTCGAGGTGCCCGGCGCCACCCTCGCCTACGACGTCCGCGAGGCCGGGGGCAGCGGCGAGCCGATCCTGCTGATGATCGGCTCCCCGATGGACGCCAGCGGCTTCACCACCCTGGCGAGCCACTTCCAGGACCGCACGGTGGTCACCTACGACCCGCGCGGGGTCAGCCGGAGCAAGCGCACGGACGGCCTGGCCGAGTCGACGCCCGAGCTGCACGCCGACGACCTGCACCGGCTGATCGACGCGGTCGGCGGCGGGCCGGTCGACGTCTTCGCCAGCAGCGGCGGCGCGGTGAACGCGCTGGCGCTGGTGGCGCGGCACCCGGAGCAGGTGCGCACGCTGGTGGCGCACGAGCCGCCGGTCGCCAGGGTGCTGCCGGACGCGGAGCGGGCGATGGCCGTGATCAGGGACATGCGGGAGACGTACGAGCGGGAGGGGTTCGGGCCGGCGATGGCCAAGTTCATCGCGACGACCGGCCACAAGGGCGAGTTCCCGGCGGACCCGAAGGAGCTGCCCGTGCCCGACCCGGCCATGATGGGCCTGCCGGCGCAGGACGACGGCTCCCGCGACGACGCCCTGCTCGGCCAGAACCTCATCACGTGCACCCACTACGAGCCCGACTTCGAGGCGCTGCGTGCCACCTCGACGCGGGTGGTGATCGCGGTGGGCGCCGAGTCGGAGGGGGAGATGGCCCGCCGCGGTGGCGAGGGGGTGGCCGCGCGGCTCGGTGCGGAGCCGGTGATCTTCCCCAGCAACCACGGGGGCTTCATGGGCGACGAGTTCGGCATGCCGGGCCAGCCCGAGGCCTTCGCCGCTAAGCTCCGGCAGGTCCTGGCGGGTTAG